One genomic region from Sphingobacterium multivorum encodes:
- a CDS encoding carbon starvation CstA family protein, translating into MDALNGINALTLVFAAILIFAIAYRFYGLFIANKLLRLNGSRQTPAVEFADGHDYVKTDKKVLFGHHFAAIAAAGPLVGPVLAAQFGYLPGAMWILIGCVLGGGVHDMVVLFASVRHKGESLATIASKEVSKPIGAIAGIAVLFILILTLAGLSLACISAMHEAPWSLFTIVLTMPIAIFMGLMMRYREGSVTLASIIGGILLIAGIIAGHHLMQLPTFHALFNWDVKTISIGIAVYGFFASVLPIWLLLVPRDYLSTYLKIGTIIMLTVGIFFVAPTIQMPALTSFIHGGGPVISGPVLPFIFIVIACGAISGFHAIIATGTTPKMIGNEREILFVGYGAMLVEGFVALMALIAACTLMPGDYFAINTPVADYAQFLAQHPHLSAVDLPHFIDRIGVDLHGRTGGAVSLAVGMAHIFDNVPFMNDIMAYWYNFAIMFEAVFILTAIDAGTRVGRFFLQEMLGTVFPKFSDKNWKPGVWICSALFTFSWGYLVYTGNVSSIWPLFGISNQLLAACGLIVCTTMLIRMNRRKYVLFAAVPGVFMAVITFWAGYLQVVQGYVPKGQYLLAGLAVAAMSLMAIVFIGTFKKWIHLAQRKEQVKDRYGEVVKEIVER; encoded by the coding sequence ATGGATGCTCTCAATGGAATAAATGCGTTGACCTTAGTTTTCGCAGCGATATTGATCTTTGCGATCGCGTATCGTTTTTATGGCTTATTTATAGCAAATAAGCTGCTCAGGTTGAATGGAAGTCGCCAGACACCAGCGGTGGAGTTTGCTGATGGACATGATTATGTGAAAACCGATAAAAAAGTGTTGTTTGGCCATCACTTTGCGGCTATCGCGGCGGCAGGGCCACTGGTTGGTCCAGTACTCGCGGCACAGTTTGGTTATTTGCCGGGCGCCATGTGGATATTAATTGGTTGTGTATTAGGTGGCGGTGTGCACGATATGGTCGTGCTTTTCGCTTCTGTACGACATAAAGGAGAAAGTTTGGCAACCATTGCCTCGAAGGAAGTTAGTAAACCCATTGGTGCTATTGCTGGTATTGCCGTACTTTTCATCTTGATCCTAACGTTGGCCGGATTATCGCTGGCCTGCATTAGTGCCATGCACGAGGCACCATGGTCTTTATTTACGATTGTACTGACAATGCCCATTGCTATTTTCATGGGCTTGATGATGCGCTATCGGGAGGGCTCGGTGACCTTGGCGAGTATCATTGGCGGTATCTTGCTTATTGCAGGTATTATAGCTGGTCATCACCTGATGCAGCTTCCGACTTTTCACGCACTTTTCAACTGGGATGTGAAGACGATCTCTATCGGTATTGCTGTATATGGTTTCTTCGCTTCGGTATTGCCCATCTGGCTATTATTGGTTCCGAGAGATTACCTTTCGACCTATCTCAAAATAGGTACAATTATTATGCTGACGGTAGGGATATTTTTTGTTGCACCAACAATTCAGATGCCCGCCCTGACCTCATTTATCCATGGTGGCGGACCCGTAATTTCAGGACCTGTCTTGCCCTTTATCTTTATTGTGATTGCCTGCGGAGCCATATCAGGGTTCCACGCTATTATCGCAACCGGGACGACACCCAAAATGATCGGTAATGAACGCGAGATCTTGTTTGTGGGATATGGCGCCATGCTTGTTGAAGGCTTTGTTGCCTTGATGGCATTGATTGCAGCTTGTACGTTGATGCCCGGTGATTATTTTGCAATTAATACGCCCGTAGCCGATTATGCACAGTTTCTAGCGCAGCACCCCCATCTTTCAGCTGTGGATTTACCGCATTTTATAGACAGAATAGGTGTAGATCTGCACGGTCGGACGGGCGGCGCAGTGTCGTTGGCTGTAGGGATGGCTCATATCTTCGATAATGTTCCCTTTATGAACGATATAATGGCCTATTGGTATAATTTCGCTATCATGTTTGAAGCGGTCTTTATTCTTACAGCGATTGATGCAGGTACCCGTGTGGGACGTTTTTTTCTACAGGAAATGCTAGGAACTGTTTTCCCTAAATTTAGCGATAAAAACTGGAAACCAGGTGTATGGATTTGCAGTGCCCTGTTTACGTTCTCTTGGGGATATTTGGTTTATACCGGTAACGTAAGTAGCATTTGGCCATTATTTGGTATTAGCAATCAGCTCTTGGCAGCCTGTGGTCTGATAGTATGTACAACGATGCTCATCCGGATGAATAGACGAAAATATGTCTTGTTTGCAGCCGTTCCCGGTGTCTTTATGGCCGTGATTACATTTTGGGCCGGCTATCTTCAGGTGGTACAAGGATATGTGCCTAAAGGACAGTACCTACTGGCGGGCTTGGCCGTAGCTGCGATGTCATTGATGGCGATTGTATTTATCGGAACGTTTAAGAAGTGGATACATCTTGCACAACGGAAAGAGCAGGTGAAAGATCGATATGGAGAGGTTGTGAAGGAAATTGTGGAAAGATAA
- a CDS encoding AGE family epimerase/isomerase codes for MNHYSTIYKDELFNHILPFWTEHSLDREYGGYFTCLDRRGGVFDTDKFMWLQGRQVWLFSSIYNKIETRSSWLDIAVHGASFMEKHGRDEEGNWYFSLDRQGKALVQPYNIFSDCFAAMGFGALYTATQEQRYAEIAQDTFHNILKRRTHTKGIYDKAVPGVRPSKNFALPMILSNLSIELEHLLKPNLVQELIEDIVVEVMDVFYKEEQGLVFENVSPNGSLLDSFEGRLLNPGHAIEAMWFMMDLGERLQRPALIEKAMHIGLRMLEHGWDEKYGGIFYFMDAQGKPTQQLEWDQKLWWVHCETLVCMAKAWVLTGNEEAKRWFERVHEYTWTHFRDPEHGEWFGYLNRRGEVLLDLKGGKWKGCFHVPRALWKVYEVFEKAKIIV; via the coding sequence ATGAATCATTACAGTACAATTTATAAAGACGAATTATTTAATCATATTCTTCCTTTCTGGACGGAGCATTCGCTCGATAGGGAGTATGGTGGCTATTTTACCTGTCTGGATAGAAGAGGTGGAGTTTTTGACACGGATAAGTTTATGTGGCTGCAGGGGCGGCAAGTTTGGCTCTTTTCGAGTATTTACAACAAAATTGAAACACGGTCATCCTGGTTGGATATTGCAGTTCATGGTGCCAGCTTTATGGAAAAACATGGACGTGACGAAGAGGGGAACTGGTATTTTTCACTTGATCGGCAAGGGAAGGCACTTGTGCAGCCCTATAATATTTTTTCCGATTGCTTTGCTGCTATGGGATTTGGTGCCCTGTATACAGCAACTCAGGAGCAGCGTTACGCGGAAATTGCTCAAGATACCTTTCATAATATATTGAAACGTCGAACACATACGAAGGGGATATACGATAAGGCTGTTCCAGGGGTACGTCCATCAAAGAATTTTGCTTTACCTATGATCTTGAGCAATCTCTCCATCGAACTGGAGCATTTATTGAAACCTAATCTGGTGCAGGAATTGATTGAGGATATCGTGGTCGAGGTAATGGATGTGTTTTATAAAGAGGAGCAGGGGCTTGTCTTTGAAAATGTAAGTCCCAATGGTTCATTGCTGGATAGTTTTGAAGGAAGATTGCTCAATCCGGGACATGCGATAGAAGCCATGTGGTTTATGATGGATCTGGGAGAAAGACTGCAGCGACCAGCGTTGATTGAAAAAGCCATGCATATTGGTCTTCGTATGTTGGAGCATGGATGGGATGAAAAATATGGAGGTATATTCTACTTTATGGATGCGCAGGGTAAACCAACCCAGCAGTTGGAATGGGACCAGAAGTTATGGTGGGTGCACTGTGAAACACTGGTCTGTATGGCGAAAGCCTGGGTACTGACGGGTAATGAAGAGGCTAAACGTTGGTTTGAACGAGTTCATGAATATACCTGGACACATTTTAGGGACCCCGAACATGGCGAATGGTTTGGCTACCTCAATCGAAGAGGTGAGGTATTACTCGATCTCAAAGGCGGAAAATGGAAGGGATGCTTTCATGTGCCTCGTGCCTTATGGAAGGTATATGAGGTGTTTGAAAAAGCAAAAATAATCGTGTAA
- a CDS encoding DUF4434 domain-containing protein, with product MRITGTFIDEISHDIPHQNWGPEEWDRDFAYMKAIGIDTVIMIRSGYRKFITYPSAYLMDKYGCFKPSLDLVALYLQLADKYEMKFYFGLYDSGIYWETGDLSHEIDANQYVIEEVWAKYGHYKSFGGWYISTEISRKTKGAVHAFRTLGLQCKAVSGGLPTFISPWIDGKKAVLAASPELSKADAVSVLEHEREWGEIFEGIQGAVDAVAFQDGHIDYDELPDFFEVNKKLADKYGMACWTNAESFDRDMPIKFLPIKFDKLRLKLEAAAKAGYDKAITFEFSHFMSPQSAYLQAGHLYNRYREYALNYNW from the coding sequence CGATATTCCGCACCAAAATTGGGGCCCGGAAGAGTGGGATCGGGATTTTGCATATATGAAGGCAATTGGTATAGACACTGTTATTATGATTCGCAGTGGCTATCGTAAATTTATAACCTATCCATCAGCTTATCTGATGGACAAATATGGCTGTTTTAAACCATCGTTGGATCTTGTAGCGCTTTATCTGCAGCTTGCAGATAAGTATGAGATGAAATTCTATTTTGGACTTTATGACAGCGGTATTTATTGGGAGACAGGAGATCTGAGTCACGAAATCGATGCCAATCAATATGTAATTGAAGAGGTCTGGGCTAAATATGGGCATTATAAAAGCTTCGGTGGATGGTATATCAGTACGGAAATCAGCCGTAAAACGAAAGGGGCTGTTCATGCTTTTCGTACACTTGGTTTACAGTGCAAAGCCGTCAGTGGGGGCTTGCCGACATTCATATCGCCCTGGATTGATGGGAAAAAAGCCGTGCTTGCTGCTTCTCCAGAGCTTAGTAAAGCCGATGCAGTTTCGGTATTGGAACACGAACGGGAATGGGGCGAAATTTTTGAAGGTATACAAGGAGCTGTCGACGCAGTGGCCTTTCAGGATGGACACATTGATTACGATGAGCTTCCCGATTTCTTTGAGGTCAATAAGAAATTGGCTGATAAATATGGTATGGCCTGTTGGACGAATGCCGAATCTTTCGACCGGGATATGCCGATCAAATTTCTTCCGATCAAGTTTGATAAACTAAGGCTAAAACTTGAAGCTGCAGCGAAGGCTGGTTATGATAAGGCTATTACTTTCGAATTTTCTCACTTTATGAGTCCGCAATCCGCTTATTTACAGGCAGGACACCTTTACAATCGGTACCGAGAATATGCACTGAACTACAATTGGTGA